Proteins from a genomic interval of Dermacentor variabilis isolate Ectoservices chromosome 8, ASM5094787v1, whole genome shotgun sequence:
- the LOC142590416 gene encoding uncharacterized protein LOC142590416, whose amino-acid sequence MTDSCTPGCGPHRAAAILKLDDKPNCKMSMGFTPVGGRCSQYKSYFSSGSSATAITHRLMHWVIYCEFDDGKSFEIEALEVQGNLTPYMRPVARVKLPRDKVCLGVHKRSFEDVSNAFHALSVIEKYHVVENNCQTWVVALLEQLKLPLPEEVSTIAKTIEKIFSDNGKGKGYDFVVHKVRSSYECLMSHREGSAPEEMKEDNTSVEDENRNNESRICLLDLAPPEER is encoded by the exons ATGACAGATTCCTGTACGCCTGGATGCGGTCCACACCGCGCTGCTGCCATTTTGAAGCTTGATGACAAGCCTAACTGTAAGATGTCTATGGGATTTACACCTGTCGGAGGCCGCTGCTCACAGTACAAGTCATACTTTTCCTCGGGCAGCTCTGCAACTGCGATAACGCATCGTCTTATGCACTGGGTAATCTACTGCGAGTTCGACGACGGTAAATCCTTCGAAATCGAAGCCCTGGAAGTGCAGGGCAATCTCACGCCTTATATGAGACCTGTTGCGAGAGTAAAGCTTCCGCGTGACAAG GTTTGTCTAGGAGTCCACAAACGCAGTTTCGAGGATGTCTCGAATGCCTTTCATGCCTTAAGCGTCATCGAAAAGTATCATGTTGTAGAAAACAACTGCCAGACGTGGGTAGTGGCTCTACTTGAACAACTTAAGCTTCCGCTTCCCGAAGAAGTTAGTACAATAGCCAAGACG ATTGAGAAGATCTTCTCTGACAACGGCAAAGGAAAAGGATACGACTTTGTTGTACACAAAGTTCGAAGTTCTTATGAATGTTTAATGAGTCACCGCGAAGGAAGTGCTCCAGAAGAGATGAAAGAGGACAACACCAGTGTTGAGGACGAGAACAGGAATAATGAGAGCAGAATTTGCCTTCTCGATCTGGCTCCGCCtgaagagagatag